The following proteins are co-located in the Pedobacter frigiditerrae genome:
- a CDS encoding TonB-dependent receptor has product MRKILLKRILRNISITLLWCLFLQINASANSAKRSIKLNYLTTLKSASLKTSPGNTKSRWVDVTGIVKDASGPLPGVGVKVKGTNNASSTDGDGKFSLKNVPSDAVLVFSSIGYKNQEVSLNGKTVLNITMEEDAQGLNEVIVVGYGTQKKASVTAAISQIGAEEIMKSPTPNPTNSLIGRLPGLIAVQTSGQPGADAATIRIRGIATLNSASASAIVVVDGIERPSFADVDPNEIETVSILKDAASTAIYGLKGANGVIVITTKVGKIGKPKVTYTGNYAAQTYTGLAVGLPALENAQLLNQSYLNDSKPAPFSDDAIQKFADKSDPIGYPDVQWFDYLTKKFYSQTQHNININGGTKIAKYFVSAGYSFQDGIFKKFPSPYGINTVPNYNRYNFRSNVDLTLNKDLTVGIKLGGRFATRYQPSGLLSSSAFSYDTIEGMISRILQVPAYAYPVTLPDGRITANPNVGTNIWNPYAILTRYGTRNDDINTIESTFNVDYKLDFITKGLTFKGNFGYDSYYNNVERRNANWAAYVYNPITKEATLSTDTRNRDEPLGAVQDGGVTSGSTNMNLQTGFYYEREFGKNRVTGTLLGTRQLIRTTGTTAFTAPPRAAQGLAGRLFYSYDERYTVEVNGTYNGSENFAPGLRYGFFPSVSAGWTLTNEPFWKKNNVLTYLKLRGSYGLVGNDRVSDNRFLYLTTFSGNTGVPFGNPLSITTFPTLFIGDNALGNPEVTWETGYKRNIGLETRFLKEKLKLNIDVFDETRKDILTSSLSGSLLFGRNYPQLNRGEVYNKGYEVEIDYQNQIGKVSFGLNAQVGYAKNRIVENDEPDGTPDYQARKGKSVGQFIGYVNDGFYTSAADIAASPKQQGFSPIPGDLKFKDLDGDGLITTLDQTSIGYTSNPEYVYSFTPRISYNGITLSVMFQGVANVSSNVILSEQNNGQQMYPFMLDAWTPANAATATWPALHSRGTASLNYALNDFTLQNGAYLKIRNVELAYTLPKTWSSALKLSNIRVFLNGQNLYTWTKFKMYVDPENLNVVNQTFPLQALYPTSKIYNFGLNINF; this is encoded by the coding sequence ATGAGGAAAATTCTATTAAAAAGAATTTTGCGGAACATTTCTATAACACTACTCTGGTGTTTGTTCCTGCAAATTAATGCTTCAGCTAATTCTGCAAAGCGCAGTATCAAGCTAAATTATCTTACTACATTAAAAAGTGCTTCATTAAAAACAAGTCCTGGAAATACAAAAAGCCGTTGGGTTGATGTGACAGGTATTGTGAAAGATGCAAGTGGACCACTTCCAGGTGTAGGCGTAAAAGTGAAAGGAACAAATAATGCCTCTTCAACAGATGGAGATGGTAAATTTTCGCTAAAGAATGTACCGAGTGATGCCGTTCTTGTTTTTTCTAGCATAGGCTACAAAAATCAAGAAGTTTCTTTAAATGGTAAAACAGTACTCAACATCACCATGGAAGAAGACGCTCAAGGGCTTAATGAAGTAATTGTTGTGGGTTACGGTACACAAAAGAAGGCGAGTGTAACTGCTGCAATTTCTCAGATTGGTGCCGAGGAAATCATGAAATCGCCAACGCCAAATCCAACCAATAGTTTAATTGGAAGGTTACCTGGTTTAATTGCTGTACAAACAAGCGGTCAGCCTGGTGCAGATGCAGCAACCATAAGAATTCGTGGTATTGCTACATTAAACTCTGCAAGTGCTTCTGCAATTGTTGTAGTAGATGGTATCGAAAGACCAAGTTTTGCCGATGTAGACCCAAATGAAATTGAAACAGTATCTATATTAAAAGATGCGGCTTCTACTGCAATTTATGGTTTAAAAGGTGCAAATGGTGTAATTGTAATTACAACTAAAGTTGGTAAGATTGGTAAACCTAAAGTTACCTATACTGGTAATTATGCTGCGCAAACTTATACTGGTTTAGCCGTTGGCTTGCCAGCATTAGAAAACGCTCAGCTTTTAAATCAATCTTATTTAAATGACAGTAAGCCAGCACCATTTTCTGATGATGCCATTCAAAAATTTGCAGATAAATCTGATCCAATTGGTTATCCTGATGTGCAGTGGTTTGATTATTTAACCAAAAAGTTTTATTCTCAAACACAACATAACATTAATATCAATGGTGGTACTAAAATAGCCAAGTACTTTGTATCAGCGGGTTATTCGTTCCAAGATGGTATTTTCAAAAAATTCCCATCGCCTTATGGCATTAACACTGTACCCAATTATAATAGATACAATTTCCGTTCAAACGTAGACTTAACCTTAAATAAAGATTTAACGGTTGGCATTAAGTTGGGCGGTCGTTTCGCAACTCGTTACCAACCATCGGGTTTATTATCATCTTCTGCTTTCTCTTATGATACCATTGAAGGGATGATTTCTCGTATTTTACAAGTGCCTGCTTATGCTTATCCTGTTACCTTACCTGACGGAAGAATAACTGCAAATCCTAACGTTGGTACCAATATTTGGAACCCTTATGCAATTTTAACCCGTTACGGAACGCGTAATGATGATATCAATACTATTGAAAGTACGTTTAATGTAGATTATAAACTAGATTTTATAACTAAAGGCTTAACGTTTAAAGGAAATTTTGGTTATGATTCTTATTATAACAATGTTGAGAGAAGAAATGCAAATTGGGCTGCCTATGTATATAATCCTATAACAAAAGAAGCTACTCTTTCTACAGATACACGTAACCGTGATGAGCCACTAGGCGCAGTACAGGACGGTGGTGTAACTTCTGGTAGTACAAATATGAACTTACAAACGGGGTTTTATTACGAACGTGAGTTTGGTAAGAACAGAGTAACAGGTACATTATTAGGAACTCGTCAATTGATTCGTACAACAGGTACCACGGCATTTACTGCTCCGCCTAGGGCTGCGCAAGGTTTAGCTGGTCGTTTGTTTTACAGCTACGATGAAAGATATACGGTTGAGGTTAATGGAACTTATAATGGTTCTGAAAACTTTGCACCTGGTTTAAGATATGGTTTCTTTCCATCAGTTTCTGCGGGATGGACATTGACAAATGAACCTTTCTGGAAAAAGAATAATGTCTTAACCTATTTAAAGTTAAGAGGTAGTTATGGTTTGGTAGGTAACGATAGAGTATCGGATAACCGTTTCTTATACTTGACTACTTTTTCAGGAAACACTGGCGTTCCATTCGGAAATCCTTTGTCAATTACAACATTCCCAACTTTATTTATTGGTGATAATGCCTTGGGAAATCCAGAAGTTACTTGGGAAACTGGTTACAAAAGAAACATCGGCTTAGAAACTAGGTTTTTAAAAGAAAAGCTAAAATTAAACATCGATGTTTTTGATGAGACTCGTAAAGACATTTTAACATCATCTTTAAGTGGTTCATTACTTTTTGGTCGTAACTATCCTCAATTGAATAGAGGAGAAGTTTACAACAAAGGCTATGAGGTGGAGATAGATTATCAGAACCAAATAGGTAAAGTATCATTCGGTTTAAATGCTCAGGTTGGTTATGCCAAAAACAGAATTGTAGAAAATGATGAACCAGATGGCACCCCAGATTACCAAGCTAGAAAAGGCAAAAGTGTGGGTCAGTTTATAGGTTATGTTAACGATGGTTTCTATACTTCAGCAGCAGATATAGCCGCATCTCCAAAACAACAAGGGTTTAGCCCAATTCCTGGAGATTTAAAGTTTAAAGATTTAGATGGTGATGGTTTAATTACGACGCTTGATCAAACTTCTATCGGTTACACCAGTAATCCTGAATACGTTTACAGTTTTACTCCTCGTATTTCTTACAACGGAATAACACTTTCTGTAATGTTCCAAGGAGTTGCAAATGTAAGTTCTAACGTAATTTTAAGTGAGCAAAATAACGGTCAACAAATGTATCCATTCATGTTAGATGCGTGGACTCCTGCAAATGCAGCAACAGCTACTTGGCCAGCTTTGCACTCTAGGGGAACTGCATCATTAAATTATGCATTAAATGATTTTACCTTACAAAATGGTGCTTACTTAAAAATAAGAAACGTTGAATTAGCTTACACTTTGCCTAAAACATGGTCAAGCGCTTTAAAATTGAGCAACATCAGGGTATTCTTAAATGGACAGAACTTATACACTTGGACTAAGTTTAAAATGTATGTCGATCCAGAAAACTTAAATGTTGTAAATCAGACATTTCCATTGCAAGCGCTTTACCCAACATCCAAAATTTACAACTTTGGTTTAAACATTAATTTTTAA
- a CDS encoding RagB/SusD family nutrient uptake outer membrane protein: protein MMRNYIKYTVVFLLTLCFISCKKDFLERTPGVALTEDEIFADPAQAARFADNAYNYLITKYVRLNDHRGTVSQASDEAVSGNSEGTVTSLNRGLYHEHSTQASLNEIGDVWRLMYRGIAIHVKMLSRIAEVPPSPNATVPIFDHKRVEGEMRFLRALSYFELTKRFGGVPIIDKVYGPLDELNLPRSTYAQVTKYILDDLDIAITKLGTDTEYGTSNYGRPTIGAALALKARVLLYAASPLNNPTNDIAKWKLAADAAAEVMKGDAGLARQTYALQASYADVLNLPNSPEYIMIRIKGNTPLAGEMMQDFSMSPGSGGAQGQMNPTQNHVDMYEMANGKAITDPTSGYNPATPYVGREPRFYNNIIYNDLPWQGRRIQVYSTITNVNGVPTTTYGLDWNPGNITYTATRYYCKKYWPEVYRTVGGSTTLLNYIYFRYAEILLNYAEAQNEFLGTPDASVYNALVAIRARAGITKGAGVYGYGLKDNMTTAEMREVIRHERAIELSFEDHRWYDIMRWKIGATTIGVPMKGIDVFRNANGTFTYNVITLGSGFQKVWNERQNLYPIPRTEIYKSKGVLTQNPGWE from the coding sequence ATGATGAGAAATTATATAAAATATACAGTTGTTTTCTTGTTAACGCTCTGTTTTATTTCTTGCAAGAAAGATTTCTTGGAAAGAACACCTGGAGTTGCTTTAACTGAAGATGAAATTTTTGCAGATCCTGCGCAAGCAGCTCGATTTGCAGATAATGCCTACAATTATTTAATTACAAAATATGTTCGTTTAAACGATCACCGAGGTACTGTTTCTCAGGCATCTGATGAGGCTGTATCAGGAAACTCTGAAGGAACTGTTACTTCCTTAAATCGTGGTTTGTATCACGAACATTCTACCCAAGCATCTTTAAATGAGATTGGAGATGTATGGAGATTAATGTACAGGGGAATTGCTATTCACGTTAAAATGTTATCGAGAATTGCCGAAGTACCGCCATCTCCAAATGCTACGGTTCCAATTTTCGATCATAAACGAGTTGAAGGTGAAATGAGATTTTTACGTGCCTTATCTTATTTTGAATTAACAAAGAGATTTGGTGGCGTGCCAATCATCGACAAAGTTTATGGGCCACTTGATGAACTTAATTTGCCTCGCAGTACTTATGCTCAAGTAACCAAATACATCTTAGATGATTTAGATATTGCCATTACCAAATTAGGTACAGATACAGAATATGGTACTTCTAACTATGGCAGACCTACAATTGGAGCTGCTTTAGCTTTGAAGGCTCGTGTGTTGTTATACGCAGCAAGTCCATTAAATAATCCAACAAATGATATAGCTAAATGGAAATTAGCAGCAGATGCAGCTGCTGAAGTAATGAAAGGTGACGCTGGTCTTGCTCGTCAGACTTATGCCTTGCAAGCAAGTTATGCAGATGTATTAAATCTACCTAACTCTCCAGAATATATCATGATCCGTATTAAAGGTAATACACCTTTAGCTGGAGAAATGATGCAAGATTTTTCTATGTCTCCAGGTTCTGGTGGTGCACAAGGTCAGATGAACCCAACTCAGAACCATGTTGATATGTATGAAATGGCAAATGGAAAAGCGATTACAGATCCAACTTCTGGCTATAATCCAGCTACACCTTACGTAGGCAGAGAGCCTCGTTTCTATAACAATATTATTTATAACGATTTACCTTGGCAGGGTAGAAGAATACAAGTTTATTCTACCATCACCAATGTAAATGGAGTGCCAACAACAACTTATGGTTTAGATTGGAACCCAGGTAACATTACTTATACAGCAACCCGTTATTATTGCAAAAAGTATTGGCCAGAGGTTTATAGAACTGTAGGTGGTAGTACAACTCTGCTTAATTATATCTATTTCCGCTATGCAGAAATATTATTAAACTATGCAGAAGCGCAAAATGAATTTTTAGGTACACCAGATGCTAGTGTTTATAATGCATTGGTTGCTATTCGTGCAAGAGCAGGGATTACAAAAGGGGCAGGCGTTTACGGTTACGGTTTAAAGGATAACATGACTACTGCAGAAATGCGTGAAGTGATTAGACATGAACGTGCCATCGAGCTTTCTTTTGAGGATCATCGCTGGTATGACATCATGCGCTGGAAAATTGGGGCAACTACTATTGGTGTGCCAATGAAAGGTATAGATGTATTTAGAAATGCAAATGGCACTTTCACTTACAATGTGATCACTTTAGGATCTGGCTTCCAAAAAGTGTGGAATGAAAGACAAAACCTTTACCCAATCCCTAGAACAGAGATTTACAAAAGTAAAGGAGTGTTAACCCAAAATCCAGGCTGGGAGTAA